A section of the Acropora muricata isolate sample 2 chromosome 4, ASM3666990v1, whole genome shotgun sequence genome encodes:
- the LOC136912891 gene encoding LRP2-binding protein-like isoform X2, giving the protein MADDESLARRAFSCPVGPLSDRKLSAEKLPNSRSLSLGEEQEVDEDEIADDRLEEILISRVNTGDNLAKFQLGQFYFEREVYGKALISFERIKDTDFQAKYQLGIMYYDGIGTKPDPYNIARAYYEGFGVKQSDAEAERWFLTAAQDGDPSGSIKAQTVLGLFYSRPGEESFDLGKAYFWHQEATGNGSLESQGALGVMFEYGIGVRRDGEAAFKCLKEAAARGNVYAQGNLAVHYFRRKLLNKAADLAKSVGEQEDVQGLANETECLPQYVAKGIALGCFVYARCLHHGLGVQQNREQAKYWYSRASSFDLDVVARLQDESTYGYI; this is encoded by the exons ATGGCGGACGACGAGAGCCTCGCACGCCGCGCGTTTTCTTGCCCTGTTGGACCACTTTCTGATCGAAAATTAAGCGCTGAAAAGCTTCCCAACTCAAGATCATTATCTCTGGGTGAAGAACAAGAAGTTGACGAAGACGAAATAGCAGACGATCGTCTGGAAGAAATACTAATTAGTCGTGTAAACACAGGGGATAATCTTGCTAAGTTTCAGTTGGGACAATTCTACTTTGAACGTGAAGTTTATGGTAAAGCCCTGATTTCATTCGAAAGAATCAAGGATACGGATTTTCAAGCGAAATATCAACTGGGGATCATGTACTATGATGGAATAGGGACAAAACCTGACCCG TATAACATTGCTAGAGCTTACTATGAAGGGTTTGGTGTCAAACAATCTGATGCTGAAGCAGAAAGGTGGTTCCTGACAGCTGCCCAGGATGGTGATCCCAGCGGCAGTATCAAGGCACAGACAGTCCTTGGTCTGTTCTACTCGCGGCCAGGAGAGGAATCCTTTGACTTAGGAAAG GCATATTTCTGGCATCAAGAAGCCACAGGAAATGGCAGTCTTGAATCACAAG GTGCATTGGGTGTCATGTTTGAGTATGGCATTGGAGTCCGTCGCGATGGAGAGGCAGCATTTAAGTGTCTCAAGGAAGCAGCAGCTAGAGGCAATGTTTATGCGCAAGGAAACTTGGCTGTCCATTATTTTAGGAGAAAACTTTTGAACAAGGCTGCCGACCTAGCAAAAAG CGTTGGAGAGCAGGAGGATGTTCAAGGCCTGGCCAATGAAACTGAATGCCTCCCACAGTATGTTGCTAAAGGCATTGCTTTGGGTTGCTTTGTTTATGCGCGATGTTTGCATCATGGACTTGGAGTGCAACAGAACAGAGAGCAAGCAAAATATTGGTACTCTAGG GCTAGTTCCTTTGATCTCGATGTTGTTGCTCGACTGCAAGATGAATCCACATACGGTTATATCTAA
- the LOC136912891 gene encoding LRP2-binding protein-like isoform X1, with product MADDESLARRAFSCPVGPLSDRKLSAEKLPNSRSLSLGEEQEVDEDEIADDRLEEILISRVNTGDNLAKFQLGQFYFEREVYGKALISFERIKDTDFQAKYQLGIMYYDGIGTKPDPEKGYELLKEIANSTSPDAAHLVPFAQYNIARAYYEGFGVKQSDAEAERWFLTAAQDGDPSGSIKAQTVLGLFYSRPGEESFDLGKAYFWHQEATGNGSLESQGALGVMFEYGIGVRRDGEAAFKCLKEAAARGNVYAQGNLAVHYFRRKLLNKAADLAKSVGEQEDVQGLANETECLPQYVAKGIALGCFVYARCLHHGLGVQQNREQAKYWYSRASSFDLDVVARLQDESTYGYI from the exons ATGGCGGACGACGAGAGCCTCGCACGCCGCGCGTTTTCTTGCCCTGTTGGACCACTTTCTGATCGAAAATTAAGCGCTGAAAAGCTTCCCAACTCAAGATCATTATCTCTGGGTGAAGAACAAGAAGTTGACGAAGACGAAATAGCAGACGATCGTCTGGAAGAAATACTAATTAGTCGTGTAAACACAGGGGATAATCTTGCTAAGTTTCAGTTGGGACAATTCTACTTTGAACGTGAAGTTTATGGTAAAGCCCTGATTTCATTCGAAAGAATCAAGGATACGGATTTTCAAGCGAAATATCAACTGGGGATCATGTACTATGATGGAATAGGGACAAAACCTGACCCG GAAAAAGGATATGAACTCCTAAAGGAGATTGCAAATTCAACTAGCCCTGATGCAGCTCATTTAGTTCCTTTTGCTCAGTATAACATTGCTAGAGCTTACTATGAAGGGTTTGGTGTCAAACAATCTGATGCTGAAGCAGAAAGGTGGTTCCTGACAGCTGCCCAGGATGGTGATCCCAGCGGCAGTATCAAGGCACAGACAGTCCTTGGTCTGTTCTACTCGCGGCCAGGAGAGGAATCCTTTGACTTAGGAAAG GCATATTTCTGGCATCAAGAAGCCACAGGAAATGGCAGTCTTGAATCACAAG GTGCATTGGGTGTCATGTTTGAGTATGGCATTGGAGTCCGTCGCGATGGAGAGGCAGCATTTAAGTGTCTCAAGGAAGCAGCAGCTAGAGGCAATGTTTATGCGCAAGGAAACTTGGCTGTCCATTATTTTAGGAGAAAACTTTTGAACAAGGCTGCCGACCTAGCAAAAAG CGTTGGAGAGCAGGAGGATGTTCAAGGCCTGGCCAATGAAACTGAATGCCTCCCACAGTATGTTGCTAAAGGCATTGCTTTGGGTTGCTTTGTTTATGCGCGATGTTTGCATCATGGACTTGGAGTGCAACAGAACAGAGAGCAAGCAAAATATTGGTACTCTAGG GCTAGTTCCTTTGATCTCGATGTTGTTGCTCGACTGCAAGATGAATCCACATACGGTTATATCTAA
- the LOC136912901 gene encoding uncharacterized protein: protein MGKLSVCFLAFLITLCATAPTKKAEDKVISLLTEWIHKLSTSTRKAFEAFNRVHFSAPGSAKPLHRLILRPNLVAENNNYTSKNATEAMCRQVSEFITPVYLVYHYEKKRLDSDVELTKLLLNASVILNATSEMAEYFRVRRFPNATQTQAVKMWSRDVLRKEVQSFKELIGGSPNSLEELQNWSILYELSILPNVLFELLDNIQRLLSP from the exons ATGG GGAAATTATCCGTCTGTTTTCTCGCTTTCTTAATTACGCTTTGCGCAACTGCACCCACCAAAAAGGCAGAGGATAAAGTTATTAGTTTGTTGACGGAATGGATCCACAAACTCAGCACAAGTACTCGAAAAGCATTTGAAGCATTC AATCGAGTCCACTTCTCTGCCCCAGGAAGCGCCAAGCCTCTCCACAGACTGATTCTGAGGCCAAACTTGGTAGCGGAGAACAATAATTACACG TCCAAGAATGCCACAGAAGCCATGTGCCGTCAAGTATCAGAGTTCATTACTCCAGTGTATTTAGTCTACCATTACGAGAAGAAACGCTTGGATTCCGATGTTGAACTCACAAAACTGTTGCTGAATGCTTCTGTCATCCTCAATGCCACCAGTGAAATGGCTGAATATTTT CGTGTTCGCAGATTTCCCAACGCAACCCAAACACAGGCTGTGAAGATGTGGTCCCGAGATGTCTTGCGTAAAGAAGTTCAGTCATTTAAAGAG TTGATCGGTGGGTCCCCAAACAGCCTGGAGGAACTTCAAAATTGGTCTATTTTGTACGAGTTAAGCATCCTGCCAAACGTGTTATTTGAACTCCTAGACAACATCCAGCGTCTACTATCACCATAG